In one window of Calliphora vicina unplaced genomic scaffold, idCalVici1.1 scaffold_33, whole genome shotgun sequence DNA:
- the LOC135963016 gene encoding uncharacterized protein LOC135963016, translating to MANFTCDFCGKIYNINSSLKRHVRIHHQNSSSMKCSICDLKFSTRKDFLKHIHLIEHNENVKESSVNCNDCKITILKKYWPHHLRTNAHKDNCVKQFNKDVKCINSIFKNRIATYLFENENRNNLIPENFLRSIKDKIIEMLKDMLQKHTNIKFNIELFCKYMLVKVEDETCTIDIKSHQTKMSIINSTATTDDLSQLYSYHSDIIIQKMSEFQECDSGWTLTEISHMELNINEYKCIKGSHFISLPPTISKRKACINVQNQDEFCFKWAIISALNPVPENANRCSSYKIGDIKADIIVLENNFLLNFKNLNFPLCVNKIKEFELNNSSISINVFGLEDNNIAGPYYFTQQEKDNHINLLLLEEGEIFHYVLIKKISRLIKTQLTKHRRKVHVCNTCLIHFHNESALMKHKEECNKIVTKMPNLDNNILSFKNFKKQMDMPFVVYADFECILESMNVQNSNSVKSVQKHIPFAYSYYIKCTYDSGLDIFRIYSGEESAKHFIQQLVNDTLDIYNNHLSKVKPMNPLTPLQRKKQNEDKICHICSKFLSIKDRVADHCHLTGEYRGPAHNKCNLEYQIAHFIPIFFHNLSAYDCHLFVRELSSVKGDINIIPLNKELYVSISKKISVNEKDTFELRFLDSLRFMPSSLEKLANYLSDCDLITIKSIYQNDNEFNLMKRKGVFPYDYLDSVNRLKETQLPSQSFFFNKLTNESCSVDDYKHAENVWYTFNCNTILDYLLLYLKADVLLLCDIFESFRKVCKNIYNLDPCQYYTTPGLSWDAMLKTTEIDLELLTDINMYNFIVRGIRGGIVQCSKRHSEANNKYVSDYDSTKESNYLIYLDVNNLYGYAMSQYLPYKNFEWVENFENFNLNDVKYNSPIGYILEVDLEYPSTLHDNHNDLPFCAENKKNENMKQTKLITDLNDKTKYCPHA from the exons atggcaaattttacttgtgatttttgcggtaaaatatacaatattaattCATCCTTAAAACGACATGTAAGAATACATCATCAGAATTCTTCTTCAATGAAGTGTTCAATATGTGATTTAAAATTCTCAACCCGTAAAGATTTTCTAAAACATATACATTTAATAGAACATAATGAAAATGTGAAAGAAAGTAGTGTCAATTGCAACGATTGTAAAATAACAATACTGAAAAAGTATTGGCCTCATCATTTACGTACAAACGCACATAAAGACAATTgcgttaaacaatttaataaagatGTAAAGTGTattaattccattttcaaaaatCGTATCGCAacatatttgtttgaaaatgaaaatagaaataatttaattcctGAAAATTTTCTAAGATCAATTAAGGATAAAATcattgaaatgttaaaagatatGCTGCAGAAACACaccaatattaaatttaatattgaactATTTTGCAAGTACATGTTAGTAAAAGTAGAAGATGAAACATGTACCATTGACATTAAATCACATCAAACTAAAATGAGTATCATCAATTCTACTGCTACAACAGACGATCTCTCACAACTATATTCATATCATTCTgatattataatacaaaaaatgagcgaatttcAAGAATGTGATAGTGGGTGGACATTAACCGAAATCTCTCATatggaattaaatattaatgaatataaatgtataaaaggATCTCATTTCATATCTTTACCACCAACAATATCGAAGAGAAAAGCATGTATTAACGTACAAAATCAggatgaattttgttttaaatgggcAATTATATCAGCATTAAACCCAGTACCTGAAAATGCAAACAGATGTTCGTCATATAAAATCGGAGATATTAAAGCCGATATTATTGTGttggaaaataattttcttttaaattttaaaaatctaaacttTCCGTTAtgcgtaaataaaataaaagaattcgaATTAAACAATTCGTCTATAAGTATAAATGTTTTTGGTTTGGAGGATAATAATATTGCGGGTCCATACTATTTTACTCAACAAGAAAAAGATAATCACATCAATTTACTATTATTAGAGGAAGGTGAAATATTTCATTatgttttaatcaaaaaaatatcaag ATTAATAAAAACTCAATTAACAAAACATCGAAGAAAGGTACATGTATGCAATACATGTTTAATTCATTTCCACAACGAGTCAGCCTTAATGAAACATAAAGAGGaatgtaataaaattgttactaaGATGCCTAACTTAGATAATAACATACttagttttaagaattttaaaaagcaaatgGATATGCCTTTTGTGGTTTACGCAGATTTTGAATGTATTCTAGAATCAATGAATGTCCAAAATTCAAACAGTGTTAAGTCGGTACAAAAACATATTCCATTTGCTTATAGTTATTATATTAAGTGTACATATGATTCAGGTTTAGATATATTTAGAATATATAGTGGTGAAGAATCGGCAAAGCATTTTATTCAACAATTAGTTAATGATACGTTAGATATTTACAATAATCATTTAAGTAAAGTTAAACCAATGAATCCCTTGACACCACTTCAACGGAAAAAGCAAAATGAAGACAAAATTTGTCACATTTGCAGTAAATTTTTGTCTATTAAAGATAGAGTGGCTGATCATTGTCACTTAACGGGTGAATATAGAGGTCCCGCACATAATAAATGTAATTTGGAGTATCAAATTGCACATTTCATTCCTATATTTTTCCATAATCTTTCGGCATATGATTGTCATTTGTTTGTAAGAGAACTTTCATCTGTTAAGGGTGATATAAATATAATTCCATTAAATAAGGAATTATATGTATCCATATCTAAGAAAATTTCAGTAAATGAGAAAGATACTTTTGAACTTCGTTTTTTAGATTCACTTAGATTTATGCCATCGAGTTTAGAAAAGCTAGCTAACTACTTGTCCGATTGTGATTTAATAACTATAAAATCAATTTATCAAAATGATAATGAATTCAATTTAATGAAGCGTAAAGGTGTCTTTCCTTATGATTATCTAGATTCAGTGAATCGTCTGAAAGAGACACAATTACCATCTCAATCTTTCTTCTTCAACAAACTTACTAATGAGTCGTGTAGTGTAGATGATTATAAACATGCTGAAAATGTATGGTATACATTCAATTGTAATACTATACTGGACTACTTACTTTTATATTTGAAAGCTGATGTTCTTTTACTATGCGACATTTTTGAAAGCTTCCGAAAAGTTtgtaaaaacatttacaatttggATCCATGTCAATACTATACTACACCCGGTCTATCTTGGGATGCAATGTTGAAAACAACAGAAATAGATTTAGAATTGTTAACCGACAtcaatatgtataattttattgtacGCGGTATAAGGGGAGGTATTGTTCAATGTTCTAAACGACATTCAGAagccaataataaatatgtaagcGATTATGATTCTACTAAAGAATCGAATTATCTAATTTATTTAGACGTCAACAATTTATATGGTTATGCCATGTCTCAATACCTTCCctataaaaactttgaatgggttgaaaactttgaaaatttcaatttaaatgatgTAAAATATAATTCTCCAATTGGATATATATTGGAAGTAGACTTAGAGTATCCATCCACATTACACGACAATCACAACGACTTACCATTTTGcgctgaaaataaaaaaaatgagaacATGAAACAAACTAAACTAATTACAGATTTGAATGATAAAACCAAATAT